The Onychomys torridus chromosome X, mOncTor1.1, whole genome shotgun sequence genomic interval AGGTGGAAGTATAACCTGGAAAGGCTCAATAGGTCTCCAACTGGAGCTCAGGAGGGAAAGGAATTGGTGTAGGACACCTAAGAGGCTTACTCTTCAAAAGCAGACACCTACCAATCAGCATCCAGATCCCAAATCGGGCCCAAGTGCCAACTGTCATTTGCATCATCAGGTAAACATTCACAAAGATGCTCAccagtgggagcagaggcagaagaggcacCTGCAAAACAGGATAAATCTTGACATACAACACGATGATTCTTACCTTACTGGGGCCAGAGGAGGCCAAGTTCGACCCCTACTCATGACCTGGATCCCAGTGGCCACTCATTTATCACATATATTATTGTAGACTCCCCAAATCCAGAACGTAAGAAAATGGAACTAGAAAGGTAGGAACTAGAGAGGATCAGCAAGGAGCCTGGCCTAAATACTCCTAACAGCTACCTTCTTGTGTCCAATTAAAGAACATAAGCTACAAGCCCTAATTGTCCCAAGACGGACTGGTGGGGGAAAGAGACATCCTTTACCTTAAAGTGAAGGGGAGTGTTGTTCTGTGGCTGTCTCCAGAGGACTCCAGCAGTTCCAAGAATGAGCCCCAGGATCAGCACAACCACTGTGATCCACACTGGGTCTCCAGAACTAAGTGGGGTTGTCCATCGGGTCAGCACCAGGCAAAGAATGGTCAGTAGTACAGCTTCAAAAGTCAAGTTGAGACGTATCAAAACCAACTCTTGTGAGCAATATGCAAAGATGTTAAGGCATCCCATTCCCAGAAGGGTTACCGTCTTGCTAGACCTCTCTCTCACCAAATGTTACCACACAATGTCCACCCTGTCATGCTGATCTGTCCAAACCTTCCCAGAGAAAAAAGCCACTGCTTAGAGCTGgcgatatggctcagtggttaagaggacctgctgctcttgcagaagacctgagtttggttcccatcacccacatggtaactcacaaccattataactccagtttcaggggatcagatgccttcttctgacctatgtaggtaccaggcatgcacacagtgcacatacattcatgcaggcaaagtacTCATACACATCCAAATAAAgaattcagccaggcagtggtggtggtggtggtggtggtggtggtggtggtggtggtggtgcacacctttaatcccagcacttgggaggtagagccaggcggatctctgtgagttcgaggccaccctgggctaccaagtgagttccaggaaaaggcgcaaagctacacagagaaacactgtctcgaaaaaccaaaaaaaatttttaaaaaataaataaatcttaaacaaaagaaacatctgCTGCTCACCAAGCAGTGAGGAGCAAACATAGACAACTCGgccagaaaggagggaaggggtggAGTTGACTGGACAAAACAGAGCTTGGGCAGTCAGCTTCTCTTCTTCAAGTGTCTTCTCCTCCTGCGACTCCACTTCCTCTTCATCGTTCTTCATTTCCTGGTCAGGCTGGTATCTGTGGCAACAGTAAGAAACAATTTTAACAGTATCTATTAATGGTTCTCCATCTTTTTTCCAGGTAGAAGCttgggctgaggaggtggctcagcctGTAAAGTATCtagcaaagggctggagagatggcttggcagttgaGAGGTTTTGcttctcttacagaagacctgagttcagctcctagCACCCTCATTGGGCAGTTCATGACCACCTATAACTCTTAGCTCCAGGGGATTGGATATCCTCTTTGGGCCTCCAaaggcatgagagagagagagagagagagagagagagagagagagagagaacttatttttaaatattcaagtgtctgccatttttaaatattcaagtgTCTGCCAGATAAGCATGATTACAGGACTTGAGTTCCAATCTCCAGCATTCATATAAAATCCAGGTGTCCTGTAACTCAGTGCTAGCATGTTGGAGCTAGGATTCCTGGAATTCATTAGCCAGGCAACTTAGACAACCagtagctccaggttcaatgagagactccatccaaaaaaaaaaaatacagtggagagGGATGTAGATAGACACCTAactctgacctctggcctccacacacaaatacacacacacctacatggcTATGCAAAAcataccacagagagagagagacagagagacagagacagagacagtgagaggcTCTTTTGGACAGGGCAAAACACCCAGATTACTCAAGCAGAGTCAGGATaacagaaggcagagaaggaCTCAGCATATTATGCCTCACCCAGCAATATAAACCCAAGTCTTACCTCAGAATGAGGACACAAACGGACACCAGGGAGTAAGCAAGCAGAGTCCCAATTGACATGAGGTCCACAAGGTCGGCCAGTTCGAAGAGGAATGCCATGAATGCTGACGTcggcagaaaaaaagaaagcacgtGACAGAAGGAAGTTAAAGGACTTGGTGAAACAACCAAAGGGGGTGTTTTTGTTCTGCTACCTGCAATGACACCAGATACCACAGTGGCCACAATGGGGGTGTGCGTGCCATTGTGGACCTTAGCAAGGACACGGAACAGGAGGCCATCTTCTGCCATCGCATAGATCACCCGGGGCATCGGAAACATGGAGCCCAAAAGGCTAAAAGAGACAATGTCCAAGTGAGTCCAAGTTGACAGTGAATTCACCAAGGTATCTATTGCAAGCCTGCGTGATCACACCATCTCCGCCTCCCATTGCCAGCCCTCCTAAGGAGCATTCTCTGGCACAAAATGGACATAACCGGAAACTACAGCCACCGAGGAAACACTGACCTAGTGGAAAGAGCGCAGAGGGAGCCAACAGCCACAAGGTAGCTGGCAGGATCCCAGCCAACGTAGGAAAACGCCTCAGGCAGAGGGCTCTCTGGCCGAAGCTTGTAGTAAGGCATCATGAGGGTAAGTGCGGCAGACACACCAAAATACGCCAGAAAGCAGACGGACAGTGAGATCACAATACCTAAAGGGATGGAGCGCTGGGGATTCTGAGCCTCTTCCCCTGCAAGGAAACACATGGTACAATGTTCTGAACCAGGGGAGTAGGCTTGATCCCGTACAACCCCAGTCTGTATGATCCCAAACTGCACCCAAGGTGAGCCGGGAGGGTGTGACTGACCGGTGGTGGCAATACAGTCAAAACCAACGAAGGCATAGAAACAGGTAGCCGCGCCACGGAGGATCCCTTCCAAGCCAAAAGGCATGAAGCCTCCAGAGCCCATAGACTCGAAGCTAGAGTACAAGAAGGAATAGAAAGAAGTATGTTCAGCTAAGCCTGTCTGTACCTTTTCCCTAATGTCCAGCTGCTCAGTTATCTCCCGCTCCGACTCTGGATCGCCCCCTCCCCCATTATGGGCCCAGATTTGTGGCTTTCTAACCTACAAGTGTCATTGAGACCACCCATGGTCGAGCAGTAGTCCTCTTTTGTGAGCTTCCAGTTTTTCAGATCTCCCATAATGAAGCCAGAGATGATGACAAACCCGAGAACCAAGAGGTTCGCGCCTGTGAACACTTTGGTAACCAGGGCCGATTCACTCGCCCCCAGGGCCAACAATCCTGTGGAGAAAATTGTTCAGGATCCTGAGAGACTGAATCCTTCCTCCAagcttgcttttcctttttcctgcctctgtgtggcagacttccttccttcccagcttcttcctccccatctttaGGGCTCCCTCAAGCCCTTCCCTGGCCCAACCCCTCCCATCATTCAACCCTGGCCCAACCCCTCCCATCATTCAACCCTGGCCCAACCCCTCCCATCATTCAACCCCGCCCCTTGCCTCACCAGTGAGCAGCAACACAAGAGCCATAGCAAAAAAATCTGGATATTCTGCGAGAACATGGGGCACATGCAGTGAGATGGTCCCCTTCAGAGTCTCAGAGATGTGATTCCCAATCAGATTGTCAAAAGCAGAGCTCCAAGCCCGAGCCACACTGGCTGTACCTGGTATAGCAATTGTATTTTGtactgtaatcccaatactcaggaaaATGATGAGGTCAagttccctccctcccacacatCCGACTcacacagaccccccccccattatTATCCATCTTACTTGGGGCAGGGGCGGAGGGGGGGTGCGCAACAGGtctctatgtagctcaagcttagcctggcctcaaactcaacaaaCATATGGTCCTCCTACCTCATCctcctggaattataggtgtacaccactaGACCCAGTTTCTACTATTAAtttaaaaaccccaaaccagTATCTTACTGAATGAACACCAGAAAGAGGTGTAAATTGTTCTGCACCTTCAGCCCCTCCACACACccctacaaataaaaatataaacatctaGAAGTATTGAGATACTAGGGAAAATAACAACTGCGGCTTCACCAGTCTACTCAGATTTCTGGATCCATAATCCCTGTGTAGTCATCCACACagacacccaccccaccccaagcctCTTTCTCACCAATGACGTAGGAGAGGATGAGGTTCCAGCCGGTAGTGAAGGCCCAGAGTTCCCCTACGGTGACATAACTGTAGAGATAGGCAGAACCAGAGCCAGGGACCCGGGCACCAAACTCAGCATAGCACAGTCCAGCcaacacagaagacagagcagCCACCAAAAAGCAGATCACAATGGATGGTCCTGCTTTATCTTTGGCCACCTCACCAGCCAGGACATACACACCTGCACCCAAGGTGCTGCCCACACCCAGGGCCACTAAGTCGAGGGTGCTTAGGCATCTGGCAAGGCGAGTCTCGCCCATGCCCGGCTCCAATGCACGTCTCCGCACCAGCTTTTGACCAAATCTTCTAAGTGCCTGCCACCGCATTCTGGCAGGAATTGAAAAGGATGCTGGGTCCTGGTGAAAAACCGAGACAAAAGCCCTTCAATGGGTTTCATTATCCCCCAAGCTCTGAAAGTGAATTACAAAACGCACTCCACTAAGTGAAAAGAGCTACAGGGACAaaggagggtgggttggggggggggggggaagcaagcCACTTTATCTCTAACATCCGATTCTTCACATGCAGGTAGGAATTACAATAATAATGTAAGTAGGGATTCTAGGATCTCTGAGGCTGGTGGAAGGACTCATTTCAGAAGAGGCGAGTGAGTGAAAGGCCCTTGTAGCACAGTGGTCACTAGTAAGTGCTTGGACGTTatggtttttcctttttctgggaTTTACCCTAGAGCCCAGCCCAACAGCCCTGAAACCTAACGTTCTGTTTCCTGGCCTGTAGTTCTCCTGGTGAATCAAGCGGAACTCAACTCAGGGCAACTCTGGGAGAGCCCTTTCTCACACCCAATACCCACATCCCTTTCAGTGGCGCGCCCGAAGGGCTTCAAAGAGACATGGCTCCCCGGCATCTGGAAGAGGGGACTGACCTCGCTGCAGGTTAAAAGTGGACACTGCCTCGATCTCATCCCTCCTCACCAAGCCCACAGCATTCCACCTGAGCCTGCCAATATTCCCTCACTTCCTCCCGCCGGGCTAGGCTGGTCTGTGAGCATCAGCGGTGAGGCGGGGCTTTGGTATCTGAAATTGGGAGATGCGCCCGGCGAGGGGTAAGGGGGGCTACAAAGCCAGCCCTAGatcgctcacacacacaccttcgCAGACTAGGGATCCCCCGCCCGGTGGCCCTAGATTCAGCATTAGATTTTATGGTTCCATCTAGAAACGGTCTGGGGCTGCGCTGGAGCCAGGAAGACCTGGCTGCTGGGCTAGGGTCTTGCTAGCAACAGGTCACAGCCCGCTGATGCAACTGCATGCCGCGGTTGCCTGAGAAGCCTAGGTATACGCGgaccctccctctcccacctctgtCACACGTGTCGGCCCCAAAGGCTTACCAGAGAGCTGTGGCAAGCCCAGAGAGCGAAGATTCTCAGATTTGATTCAGTGAGGCTGACTTCAGAGTTGGGTTGGGTCTGCAGACTTGAGCTGCTCAGGCTTCAATGCTGCTGCTTAGGGTCGTTGCGCGCCAAGCGCCCCTTATATTCACTGGGAGGAGGAGCCAGTAACGTCATGGGATCCCACCTCCAAGCCCTCTCCCTACACATAACACACAACACAATATACATACCCACGCGCGggcttgtgtacacacacacacatacgcacgcacgcacgcacgcacacacacacaccacaccacaccacaccacaccacacacattcacagtcaCTTGGCTTTGCAAGCCTGAGACTGCTTCCCAACCAAAACAGCAAGCAGGGCATGGCGGGgaacaagaaagaggaggaggatagCCTTTTCCCATTTGCCTCTCtggtggtggtcagaggacaataaGATGACTATAGATGCCCTGGGACTTTTCTACTTTTGTGCAGGATTAGTCAGAATCAGTGATTATAGGCAGCGCTGGGGAGGGAGTGAATAAAGAAATTGTGTAAAGGATGGCGGGGCAAATAGCACCAAGTTTCTATCATAGTCTGTCTTCTCCCTCAGCTTTCTTGTTGCAGGAAATCCTTTGGAAGGACTGTGTAAGACTGAGCCGCCATCTGACTGCTGGCCCTCAGCTCTCACCCTCAACTGTTTCTAATGCAGACAACAAGAGAATGGAAGACAGTTTCAAACCACCTGGACACAGATAATTAATCCTATGTAGAGTTCTGGGCCACAGTGTATTTGTAGCATCTCTCCACTTGCCTGTCAGTAATACATGTGAAATTATGAATATTTAAGGATTGAGGGAGAGAAACTTCTTAAAATTTGTAGTGATGGGGACCAATGCTGAGACTCTATCAAGGAGCTGTTAGAGCCCCACCCTTTTAATCCCATTTTACTGGTGACTAAGCAGAAGTTTGGAGCTGCAGCGTTATTGTTGATAAAACCCGACCTGTTGTTTTAAGGTCTACCTCCCACAGGCACTCTACCTCATTCAAATGCACAAGAAAGAGGAAGTGTTAAGCTCCAGCCTGAGGTGGGTCCTTTTAGGCCAGTTACTAGGAAACAGTAGAAGACGGAAGAATCTTTAGATGATCCATGTGGCTCTATCAGTTCTTAGAACTCTTACTGCCTTGGTTGTAAGGGTTGTGAAGGTGTAGTTCTCTTCTGCTAAGCCATCTTAGCAGCTAAGGATAGCCCAAAATACATTGTTTCCTTTAATGATTCACTCATCTAGCATCCAAGTCCTTCTTGAGAGTCTCCTCTGTAGCCCAAGGTTACCTGGAatttattatgtagctcaggctaaccttaAACTAATTATTCTCCTGAAGGCTTCAACCTCCCAAAAGGCTGTGGTTACAAGCCCACACCACCAATCCCAGACATgaattcttttttgaaaaaattgGTATTTTCAGCTAGGTAAAGCACCTCTTAGACATTCAATAAAGCAGACTACAGAGATGGCtcttggtagagcacttgcctagctagcatgtgtgaggcttcTGTGGACCACCACCCCATACCCTGCCCTACCTCCACACCACAATCAAAAAGGATGCAGTTGTCAAATAGTTGGTATAACAACTGTTGTGGGAATCTAGCAGTCACTGTATCTAGGGCAAACAttagaatgaaatattttttttttcactgcatCTAGGGTAAACATCTGAATGAATATTTGTCTTCTAAAAGTATTTAGACCCTGAAGAAAtcattgtggaaaacagtgattgttttctaTGATTTATAGAATTGTTTTTCTGAGGGATCTTTACAGCCtttgcatgactttggtcacaagatgcTTCTAGCACACCTGGAGCTCTTGGATTATCGGGTACTTGGGCTGCTTAAGTGACATTATGAAGTAAGTCTTCCTGTCTGGCACGGGGCAATATTCAATGAAAATCTGATACAGATTCAAAGTAATATATTAGTGTATATAACAACAATTTGGCTGCTTAAACTCAGTGACTGATTAGATAATGAGATTAATTGGCAAACTGATAAATGTTCAGACAAGTAGTACAGACTAGAATGACTAAGGAAGGCTTTGTTTATAAGACGCTGAGAAGGAAGAATTGCAAGGGCTTAAACTGAACCTTAAGGAATGTGGGATGGCTGAGCTGTGGACCTCCAAAGTAGAATGTTTGTTGGGAGGCACTAAAAGATTAGACTTGGTAATAACAGATGTCCCTCTCCAGGATTATCAAGTATCTTAAATGTACTAGACAGTAAACAAATAATACTTCTTGAAGCACTTCAAATCTCAATGTGGTTCCCCTGGCAACCAACCCCCATCCGGAAACTAATCTGGAACCCCCAGCCAGCAGTCATCATTAGCAATACAAAAAGACATTTATCACTTTGGAGATTCCAAGGACTTTAGGAATTGGGTACCCAGAAATTGGGCTGAATACCAAACGTGTGTAACTTATTACAACCAATGAAATTATAGAGAAAATATCTACATCAAAAAGttcacctttttttttgagacagagtctcacgtaACCCAAACTGGATTATATATAACTCTTAAAAGTCCTTTCTCCATCTTCTAGATATTAAgattacaagcatacaccacTGTGCCCATCAAAATCTATCcacctatttatttgtttgtttgtttgttcgttcatttattcattcattcattcattcattcatttatatattgagacagggtcttgtgtagaccagactggccttggattctctatgtagctcaggacAGTTTTGAactcatcatcctcctgcctgtTCCACCATACCCACCCTTGGCAAAATTCACCCTTTTAAAGTGTGCAATTCAGTAGGGCTTAACTATATTCACAGAGTTGTGCGTTCATCAATTTAAGAACATTTTCATTACCAAAGGAAACCCTCAGCCCATTCCTAGTAACTACTCATTTCCTCCCAATACTCACTCTAGCTGTGGCAACCCTAACCCTGTTAACAGAGACTTTACAGTCAACGCCTGGAGAGTCCTGGCAGCCACAACAAGctctttaaagagacaattaatagtgaaaaacagagaaaagagatttCCTTAATGTGTCATATTGGGAAGAGGAATAGTGAAGTCCTgtgaccaccccacccccatcttcagAGCATTCACATGAGGTTTGGGCTTAAATAGAGGTAGAGAGGTTTAAGCAATCCCAGTTAAGCTGTGGTCCCTGGTTCAGTTTCTTCTAAaaggtggtctgacaagttgTGTGGGATTTCTTCCAGAAAGACAAACTCCTCTCTGGAGTTTGAGACCCCTGGGGAAATTCATTCCTTGGAATCTATCATCTCTATGGTCTGATAGCCAAAGGGCGGGGCACAGGTGTCTCTTTAGAATACCTCTTTCCTGCCAGGATAGTCGCAAACCTTTCAGTGTTGATCAGAAGCTACAAAGGCTCAGCTCTGTGGGATGAATACCTATGGAGGCTTAAAGCATGACATGGTGAGGGCAGGTGCAGGTACTGTATCTTATTGAGACAGTAACACTGCATATGCTTGTATAAACTTGACATTTGCTGTGtagatttttttaactttctcataacagatgaaaggaaaaaataaaatgcaatcacacacagacacaactcatacacacatgcacgcacacacatacacacaccctgccAAGGTGTGGTATGTGATGAATATGTTTGTGAATTAAAGTCCCTAGAAAGAAGCCACACCTATATTGGACATTCCACATGGGCTGATTGATGAGTACTTCAGTGACTGTGAAGAAGTTGGATGCAGGTCCAAAGCTAAACTGTCTTGGGCTGCCTTCACTATTTTAAATAGTCATTCATTGCCCATCCTTACGTATGACCTAATATTTTGTGACTATTAGGTAAATGTTTTAGGAATATATGCACAGATCCCCAccttccaccaacccaaaagctaGTAATGTCATCAGATCAAATCAGAGACCTATAGCAGAGATTTCCCAACTTTGCTGCATCCTCCCTACCTGATATATGCACCAGTATATTTGAATAGGTCTagatttgtggttttctttcttctgttactataaaagcTCCATGAACCTGTTACCACATTGGAGCAAAGAATTTAGggtaaagccaggcggtggtggtacatgcctgtaatcccagcacttgggaggcagagccaggcggatctctgtgagttcgaggccagcctggtctacagagtgagatccaggacaggcacccaaactacacagagaaacactgtctcggaaaaaaaaaaaaaagaatttggggtAAAACTTAAATTTGTGTTTCTGGACCATAGAcattcatatttggctccagaaaaAAACCTATCTCTTACTTCTTGAcagatttattgtttttgttttgttttgttttgagacagggtctcaccatgtaaccctggctgtcctggaactcactgcatagagcaggctggcctcgaactcatagaagtCCACTTGCCtctcctctggagtgctgggattaaagaagtgcaccaTAATGCCCagctgtagttttttgtttggttggattagtttttggttttgttttttcaagacagtttctctgtgttacaatcttagctgtcctggaactctttttgtagaccaggctggccttgaactcacagagatctgcctgcctctgcctcccaaatgctgggattaaaagcgtgtgccaccaccgcctggccagctGTAGTTTTTTAATATCATACTAATTTTATTATGGTAATAATTTAccttaaatatatatagtatttgcTAATTATACCTAAGTAAAGCTAGAAATGAAATAAGTAATTTGGgtaagaaacaggaagaaaggaaaccacTACTTTTCCCTCACCAGTCATAACTAATTCAGGTAAAGATAATCAATAGACAATCAAGTCACATGATTTCAAAGCATTACCCTGCAGATTAGACATTAATTGGAAAGAGAAAATTACATGTAtctgtcttctgtttctgtcataaAATAACTACAAACTTATCTACTTAAAACAACACCAATTTATCCAACAGTTCATGCAGATCAGAACTGATGTTGTGTGGCACAGCTCTTCTAAAGGTCTCATGTGATCCTAAAATCAGATGTCGTCATCTTCAGGTGCTCGTTACTTCTTAAATGCTCTTGGTAGAGAATCCACCTCCAAGCTCATCCTAGTTGCTGGCATAATCCATCTCCCTGCAGCTGTAGGACTGAGGTTTCTGGTTCCCACTCCACCCTCAAGCTATGTTGCTTCAGACTCTCTGGTTTCTCCACATGTACTTTTTTTGGAGTGGAGTACTGGAGACTAAATCCTTGTGCCCACTAACCATggaatctaccactgagctacactctagTATCCTGCTTCCATTTAAGGGCTCATGTGATTAGATCCAAGACAATCTTCTTATTTTAAGGTTTACTTATTGGCAAGCTTAATCACTACTCAAAGACCTTTGTACCATACAACATGACAAATTCACCAGTGTAACACTAAGGGACACTGGAGGTGGTGATGTATGTTTTTAATCataacactctggaggcagaggcaggtgatctctctgagttcaaagccagcctgctttacatagcaagtttctgGCCATCAAGGGCTatgcagtgaaaccctgtctcaataaatgaataaacaaacaaacaaacaaatgatataTTTGAGTCCAGTGTGGTAACACATGCTATAAAACCAGAACTTAgggagttgaggcaggaggactgtaagttcaagatcatcctgggATACTCAGAAAcagtatctcaaaacaaacaacaaaaacaaggcaGGGCCTGGCAAAGTGGCTCAGTATGTAAATCCCTACAACTCACATGGTAGAAttggagaaccaactcctgcaagttatcttctgacctccacacatgtaccgtGGCAGGCACATATACTTGCTcacacatattcttttttttattttaatttaactttattttatgtgcattagtatgagagtattggatcccctggaactggagttacagacagttgtgagctgccatgtgggtgctgggaattgaaccacggccctctagaagaacagtcagtgctctaaactgctgagccatctctccagctccactcaCACATATTCTTacccttcatttttttcttaaaaaatgtttcatttggcTCAGTCATAAGTGAGACATTTATCTACAGCACCACTATCCCCAGGCTCAGGGAGCATTCAGGAGGAAAGGCAGGAGAGCTGTGTGGAATGCTGATCTCCAGGCATGACATGGCTGGtgtactcttgaactcacagttatGAGTACCTGTGCAAGATCTCAATCTCTTTGCCCGCATCTCAGTTGGTGGACAGTTTGAGTGCATTTCTTGGGTACAGTGAATGGCCAGCACACTATTTTCAATAACTattgtttgttaaattttaacatttattaagggccaggcagcagtggcacatgcctttaatctcagcacttggaaggcagaagcaggcagatctctgtgagttcaaggccagcctggtctacaaagtgagttcaagaacatctaggactgttacatagagaaaccctgtctcgaaaaaagaaatttaaaaaaaaacaaaacaacaaaaacaatttgttAAGTCAGGACACCATTTTTTTGTAAAGCTATCCCaagatgtttaatttttaaagtgaaatgctTTACAGTCAATTCTGCTAGAATACTGTTTTGAAGATGCCGATTTGTTCCACGGGGTGACAATGGGAGCAGAATGctaatttgccttggtcatgtgtgATTTATGATTTCAGCCTCtgaaagggggagggagatgcAGAAAACTGTTCCTAGCCCAAACCCTGCAAGAATGCATACAAAGAGCCCAGGGACACTCTAGAGATGTGTATTTTCGGTATACATTCACTACATCAGATCTCAGATAATGTTCCTTTCACCACATCACAATAGCCCCCTAATGTATAATCCTTGACAcccattctttatttttatttttaatgttttttgtgatttaactaattttattttatgagtatggatgtttgcctacatgtatatctgtgcatcgcATGCATTCGGTGCCTGcaaaatccagaagagggcatcagctctcccagaactagagttatagaagGTGGTTAGCTGTGGGTGCtcggaaccaaacctggatcctctggaaggtCTGGgaacagctaagccatctctccagccccttgacatCCATTTCCAAAAGCAAATACCAGGTCTTTTTTCAAGAAAGTGCTATATTATCATAGTATTCATGCAATTTTTAATCATTAAACAGTTGAAAAACTAGGTTACCATTTTCACTAAGTTCCATGATGATGTTTTTAGAATATCTTGCCTTTATTTTTTGACAAGTTTATACATGCATATTAAGTATCTTGATCATCACATCCATCCCGATTCGACTCCCTCCTTCCGCTCCCCCCAGCAGGCTCCTCCCACCTTTGTGCCCACTAGAGTGTTGACTAATCTTGTTTGCCTGGTCGTGCtcaggtgaccacagctgctgtgaggtcgTGAGTGCGGTGACCGTGTCCAGAAGACGGCATCTcacagcctcctctccagcctcctgattTCCCATCCATCCATTTCCTCTTCCGCGATGGTCCTTTTACCTTGCAGGGGTTGTGCCCCACTTAGGGCTGAGCGCGCAGCAGTCATCGTTTCTCATCACTTTGTCTAGCTCTGAGTCCCTGCATTAACTGTTGCCAACTTTAAGCAAAAGCTTCCCTGGCCAAGGCTGAAAGCAGCACTAATCTACAGGCGTGAATAGTTAGAAGGCAGCTTGACCACCTGTCCATTTAGCAGCACCACAGTACTGGGTTTCCCTCCCAGGGCTTGTGACCTTTCAAGCCGTGGGCtacctacttttctttctttttctttttctttttgtcatggcATTAACAAACATTCTCCCTGCAATGCT includes:
- the Slc7a3 gene encoding cationic amino acid transporter 3 isoform X1, which translates into the protein MRSRQCPLLTCSEDPASFSIPARMRWQALRRFGQKLVRRRALEPGMGETRLARCLSTLDLVALGVGSTLGAGVYVLAGEVAKDKAGPSIVICFLVAALSSVLAGLCYAEFGARVPGSGSAYLYSYVTVGELWAFTTGWNLILSYVIGTASVARAWSSAFDNLIGNHISETLKGTISLHVPHVLAEYPDFFAMALVLLLTGLLALGASESALVTKVFTGANLLVLGFVIISGFIMGDLKNWKLTKEDYCSTMGGLNDTCSFESMGSGGFMPFGLEGILRGAATCFYAFVGFDCIATTGEEAQNPQRSIPLGIVISLSVCFLAYFGVSAALTLMMPYYKLRPESPLPEAFSYVGWDPASYLVAVGSLCALSTSLLGSMFPMPRVIYAMAEDGLLFRVLAKVHNGTHTPIVATVVSGVIAAFMAFLFELADLVDLMSIGTLLAYSLVSVCVLILRYQPDQEMKNDEEEVESQEEKTLEEEKLTAQALFCPVNSTPSLLSGRVVYVCSSLLAVLLTILCLVLTRWTTPLSSGDPVWITVVVLILGLILGTAGVLWRQPQNNTPLHFKVPLLPLLPLVSIFVNVYLMMQMTVGTWARFGIWMLIGFGIYFGYGIQHSVEEVKNHLPKTRPQTVALDLTASCVHTI
- the Slc7a3 gene encoding cationic amino acid transporter 3 isoform X2, translated to MRWQALRRFGQKLVRRRALEPGMGETRLARCLSTLDLVALGVGSTLGAGVYVLAGEVAKDKAGPSIVICFLVAALSSVLAGLCYAEFGARVPGSGSAYLYSYVTVGELWAFTTGWNLILSYVIGTASVARAWSSAFDNLIGNHISETLKGTISLHVPHVLAEYPDFFAMALVLLLTGLLALGASESALVTKVFTGANLLVLGFVIISGFIMGDLKNWKLTKEDYCSTMGGLNDTCSFESMGSGGFMPFGLEGILRGAATCFYAFVGFDCIATTGEEAQNPQRSIPLGIVISLSVCFLAYFGVSAALTLMMPYYKLRPESPLPEAFSYVGWDPASYLVAVGSLCALSTSLLGSMFPMPRVIYAMAEDGLLFRVLAKVHNGTHTPIVATVVSGVIAAFMAFLFELADLVDLMSIGTLLAYSLVSVCVLILRYQPDQEMKNDEEEVESQEEKTLEEEKLTAQALFCPVNSTPSLLSGRVVYVCSSLLAVLLTILCLVLTRWTTPLSSGDPVWITVVVLILGLILGTAGVLWRQPQNNTPLHFKVPLLPLLPLVSIFVNVYLMMQMTVGTWARFGIWMLIGFGIYFGYGIQHSVEEVKNHLPKTRPQTVALDLTASCVHTI